Proteins found in one Sorghum bicolor cultivar BTx623 chromosome 1, Sorghum_bicolor_NCBIv3, whole genome shotgun sequence genomic segment:
- the LOC8059526 gene encoding signal recognition particle receptor subunit alpha yields MLEELLIFTRGGLILWSSCRALGAAALKGSPIDALIRSCLLEERSADASFSQDNYALKWTFHNDLGLVFVAVYQKILHLLYVDDLLAAVRREFSQIYDPKRTSYDDFGDIFRQLHREAEARAEEMKKSKQALSSRPQPALSQKKVGPKGRRGDSHGAAANKGGSGAKDDSDGDDSGNKDQNTLVNGAFKGQENGVRKENSLARPVVVKGKENGGPKDNGAFDVSKLQKLRTNKKNVAADNGTKKLTKPDTKKKGKQDRVWDDKPSNKKLDFTDPADERGDEVTDNVAVIEGESMMDKDEDLSSDSEDEEVEDGPKKKGWFSSMFQSIAGNNVLEKSDLQPALKALKDRLMAKNVAEEIAEKLCESVAASLEGKKLGSFTRISSTVQTAMEDALLRILTPRRSIDILRDVHAAKERGRPYVIVFVGVNGVGKSTNLAKVAYWLLQHNLSVTLAACDTFRSGAVEQLRTHARRLQIPIFEKGYEKDPAVVAREAIQEATRNKSDVVLVDTAGRMQDNEPLMRALSKLINLNSPDLVLFVGEALVGNDAVDQLTKFNQKLADLSAVPTARLIDGILLTKFDTIDDKVGAALSMVYISGAPVMFVGCGQSYTDLKKLNVKSIVKTLLK; encoded by the exons ATGCTGGAGGAGCTGCTCATCTTCACCCGGGGCGGCCTCATCCTCTGGTCGTCCTGCCGGGCTCTCGGCGCCGCTGCCCTCAAGGGCTCCCCCATCGACGCCCTCATCCGCTCCTGCCTCCTCGAGGAGCGCTCTGCCGACGCCAGCTTCTCCCAGGACAACTACGCCCTCAAGTGGACCTTCCACAACGACCTTGGCCTTGTCTTCGTCGCCGTCTACCAGAAGATACTCCACCTACTCTACGTCGACGACCTCCTCGCCGCTGTCCGCAGGGAGTTCTCCCAGATTTACGACCCCAAACGCACCTCCTACGATGACTTTGGGGACATCTTTCGCCAGCTCCATCGTGAGGCTGAGGCGCGCGCCGAGGAGATGAAGAAGTCCAAGCAGGCCCTCTCGTCCCGTCCACAGCCTGCCCTCTCCCAGAAGAAGGTTGGTCCCAAGGGCCGCCGTGGCGATTCCCACGGTGCTGCTGCCAACAAGGGTGGCTCTGGTGCCAAGGATGACTCTGATGGCGACGACTCTGGAAACAAGGACCAGAACACTCTGGTGAATGGTGCCTTCAAGGGCCAAGAGAATGGTGTCCGTAAGGAGAATTCTCTCGCCCGCCCTGTTGTTGTTAAGGGAAAGGAGAATGGAGGTCCCAAGGATAATGGGGCCTTCGATGTAAGTAAACTACAGAAGCTACGGACCAACAAAAAGAATGTTGCCGCTGACAATGGAACCAAGAAGCTGACTAAACCTGACACAAAGAAGAAAGGGAAGCAAGACAGGGTGTGGGACGACAAACCTTCCAACAAGAAGCTGGATTTTACAGACCCAGCTGATGAGAGAGGGGACGAGGTGACAGACAATGTGGCGGTCATTGAGGGAGAAAGCATGATGGATAAGGATGAGGATCTGAGCAGCGACAGTGAGGACGAAGAGGTGGAAGATGGACCCAAAAAGAAAGGATGGTTCTCATCAATGTTTCAGAG TATTGCTGGTAACAATGTATTGGAGAAGTCTGATCTGCAGCCTGCGCTCAAAGCTCTCAAAGATAGGCTGATGGCAAAGAATGTG GCAGAGGAAATTGCAGAGAAGCTTTGTGAATCTGTTGCAGCTAGCCTTGAGGGCAAAAAGCTAGGGTCTTTCACCAGAATATCATCTACAGTCCAG ACAGCTATGGAGGATGCTCTTCTTCGGATTTTGACCCCAAGGCGCTCTATTGACATACTGAGGGATGTGCACGCTGCTAAGGAGCGTGGGAGGCCATATGTCATTGTTTTCGTTGGGGTGAATGGAGTTGGCAAATCCACCAATCTTGCAAAG GTTGCTTATTGGCTTCTTCAGCATAACCTCAGTGTAACACTTGCAGCATGTGACACCTTCAGATCTGGTGCTGTTGAGCAGCTGAGAACTCATGCTAGGAGGCTTCAG ATACCTATATTTGAGAAGGGTTATGAGAAAGATCCAGCAGTTGTAGCGAGGGAGGCTATTCAGGAAGCAACCCGGAACAAATCAGATGTTGTTTTGGTTGACACTGCTGGACGTATGCAg GACAATGAACCACTCATGAGGGCACTCTCCAAGCTAATCAATCTCAATAGCCCAGATCTAGTTTTATTTGTTGGAGAAGCATTGGTTGGAAATGATGCTGTGGATCAGCTCACTAAATTTAACCAG AAATTAGCAGACCTATCTGCTGTTCCTACAGCTAGATTGATTGATGGTATCCTGCTCACTAAGTTTGACACCATCGATGACAAG GTTGGAGCAGCACTTTCCATGGTCTACATATCTGGAGCTCCAGTCATGTTCGTCGGCTGTGGTCAGTCCTACACGGACCTGAAGAAGCTGAACGTGAAATCCATCGTGAAGACCCTCCTGAAGTGA
- the LOC8081546 gene encoding uncharacterized protein LOC8081546 yields the protein MPPVTPGQATLILDHVLGDPSLPAAVAKALLAALPHPSDPTPRLCRAVVLRALAADPVSETSLQNLHFLASLTASPSAAASRIATAHIAVAAFLAASAPDFDAAAMKLFERPSGRVRRAVDEGGPLASDVAMATVDQFEAAVGNSSSQTILRGLWGNRAAAEDRVRDLVAAEWAAIGPSKLVTAAERIVGDGALETWRAADEVTRAKLRILAGEEKTREILAKLEETTSSANPISTPAFEKMIDALKTSCADLHSVVEDPLPAAKAVADEVLAARMDKGVSLNAEELGGQPTACGAAGPSTLNDKDHGPSRGKRQNLMDRNPTARTSQWDDSPDLEGSESSSPRLQLPSPRRIPPSPLPPPENKSNRRRARKWSMFEEETLRKGVEQYGMGNWKGILDNNPDVFMGRTPVDLKDKWRNMKRLGYQQPRA from the exons ATGCCGCCGGTGACGCCGGGGCAAGCGACCCTCATCCTGGACCACGTCCTGGGCGACCCCTCGCTCCCCGCCGCTGTCGCCAAAGCGCTCCTCGCCGCTCTCCCCCATCCCTCCGACCCGACCCCGCGCCTCTGCCGCGCGGTCGTCCTCCGCGCCCTCGCCGCAGACCCCGTCTCCGAAACCTCTCTCCAAAACCTCCACTTCCTGGCCTCGCTAACCGCCtccccctccgccgccgcctcccgcaTCGCCACCGCCCACATAGCCGTCGCGGCATTCCTCGCGGCCTCCGCACCCGACTTCGATGCCGCTGCCATGAAGCTCTTCGAGCGCCCCAGCGGCCGCGTGCGCCGCGCGGTCGACGAGGGAGGTCCGCTCGCCTCCGATGTTGCCATGGCCACAGTGGACCAGTTCGAGGCCGCCGTCGGCAACTCCTCCTCTCAGACCATCCTCAGGGGCCTGTGGGGCAACCGGGCCGCCGCGGAGGACCGGGTCAGggacctcgtcgccgccgaatGGGCCGCGATTGGGCCGTCGAAGCTCGTGACGGCGGCTGAGCGGATCGTCGGGGATGGGGCCCTCGAGACATGGCGTGCCGCGGATGAGGTCACCCGTGCCAAGTTACGCATCTTGG CTGGGGAAGAAAAAACCCGCGAGATTCTTGCCAAACTCGAAGAAACAACCTCCAGCGCAAATCCAATCTCAACACCAGCTTTTGAGAAGATGATCGACGCGCTCAAAACAAGCTGTGCTGACCTCCACAGTGTTGTGGAGGATCCACTTCCAGCTGCCAAGGCAGTTGCAGATGAGGTATTGGCTGCAAGGATGGATAAAGGAGTTAGCTTGAATGCTGAAGAATTAGGAGGTCAGCCAACAGCTTGTGGTGCTGCAGGCCCGAGTACTCTTAATGATAAAGACCATGGTCCAAGTAGAGGCAAACGTCAGAACCTTATGGATCGGAACCCAACAGCACGGACCTCTCAG TGGGACGATTCACCTGATCTTGAGGGGTCAGAATCATCATCACCCAGACTGCAATTGCCTAGCCCAAGGAGAATAccaccttctcctttgccacCGCCAGAAAACAAAAGTAATCGCAGAAGGGCAAGGAAGTGGAGCATGTTTGAAGAAGAAACACTGAGAAAGGGTGTTGAACA GTATGGTATGGGTAACTGGAAGGGTATTTTAGATAACAATCCTGATGTTTTTATGGGCAGAACACCG GTGGACTTGAAGGATAAGTGGAGGAATATGAAACGGTTGGGCTACCAGCAGCCAAGAGCGTAA